TTTTACCCACTCCAGCTCCCCTTCATTGCAGGAGCCTAAAACTTCGCCCATAAAATGATCCGTCCAATAGTTATAAATAATAAAATGATCGTGCAGTTCCGGATTTGTATAATGGGAGATTCCTTTAAATACTAAAGACTGTACATCCAGTCCTGTCTCTTCTTTTACTTCCCGGATTGCCCCTTCAGCAAAGCCTTCAGGAAAGTCCACTTTACCACCTGGTGGAATATAGCCTTTGAAATGATCATGCTGGCGATTGAGCAATAACACACGATCCTCTTTTTGTATCATTACAACAGTCCAAAATTTATAATTCATCTATACCTCCCCTTTCACATGCCGCTAATTCCAGACATGATATATGGTATTACTGATTTAATATAGGTTTCCGGTTCAACTTTTTCACCGCTTCTTTTCCACTCCACAGAAGCTCCGTATATCCCCCAGCTCAACATGAGTGCCGTAAGCTTTAATGCTTGCATATCTTCATTGGCACGCTGTTTAAGGAGCATTTGATAAAAAATAATTTCAAGCTGTTCCCTGATAATTCGAGCAATCGTATCTTCATACCCCCGATGGCAACGTGTAGATAGTGACATTTGGAAATCTGTAATAGCCTTGAAAATGCTGCATACCACTTCTTCATTTAGTTCACTGCTTTTGTACGTCTCACAGTCTAAATTAACTAATAATACTTCCGATAATGATTTATCCAAAAGTTCGTAAATATCTTCAAAATGATAATAGAAAGTTGCACGGTTAATCATCGCCTCAGCTGTAATATCCTTCACCGTTATATCCTTAAATTCCTTCTGACTTGAAAGTTCTATAAAAGCATCCATTATTAGTTTACGTGTACGACGTATTCTAGGATCAACTTTTACTTCCTTCATTATTATCCCTCCTATTTTTTATACAGATTTTCGAATGTGTTGAATATACAACATATCGCCCGAACTATCGGTACTCAATGTATTTAACATATTTTACAATTCAATTATAGAACAAAGATATCACTTAAGGGAGGAATTGACATTGAAAAATAATAATATGGTTTGTGATTTAGTAACTGGGGTTTGTGGTGTGGCTGAGGAAAATGAATTGGAACTAATTGATTTTAACAAACAGGAAAAATCAGTGGACCTTTATTATGTAACAGATCCTATTTGTTCGCATTGCTGGGCAATTGAACCTGTAATTGGCCGTTTTGTAAAACAGTTTGGAAAGCATTTCAACTTCCATACAGTAATGGGTGGCTTGCTGGAAAAATGGCATGATGGACCTATTGATCCTGCAAACGGAATATATAAGCCAGCTGACGTAGCAGGACATTGGCGGGAAGTAGGTCAGTATTCAAGAATGCCGATTGATGGTTCTTTAATGGTGGATAATCCTGTTCAATCATCTTATCCTCCATCTCATGTTTTCAAAGTACTCCAAAAGAATTATAGCGAGAATATTGCATCCGAATATTTACGTCGTGCAAGAGAAGCCCTTTTTGTTTTTAACGAGAATATTTCTGAACGATCTGTTTTAGTGGAACTTGTCAATCAGCTAGGACTTGATGGCGAATCAATTGTAAGTAAAGCAGAGCAACCAATCGGACAACAATTATTAAATGAAGATTTCGACCTTGTGAAAACTCTCGGAGTTAGAGGTTT
This window of the Solibacillus isronensis genome carries:
- a CDS encoding TetR/AcrR family transcriptional regulator; translation: MKEVKVDPRIRRTRKLIMDAFIELSSQKEFKDITVKDITAEAMINRATFYYHFEDIYELLDKSLSEVLLVNLDCETYKSSELNEEVVCSIFKAITDFQMSLSTRCHRGYEDTIARIIREQLEIIFYQMLLKQRANEDMQALKLTALMLSWGIYGASVEWKRSGEKVEPETYIKSVIPYIMSGISGM
- a CDS encoding DsbA family protein, giving the protein MKNNNMVCDLVTGVCGVAEENELELIDFNKQEKSVDLYYVTDPICSHCWAIEPVIGRFVKQFGKHFNFHTVMGGLLEKWHDGPIDPANGIYKPADVAGHWREVGQYSRMPIDGSLMVDNPVQSSYPPSHVFKVLQKNYSENIASEYLRRAREALFVFNENISERSVLVELVNQLGLDGESIVSKAEQPIGQQLLNEDFDLVKTLGVRGFPTIVIVNKENKGVKIVGGQPLQAYIDGLKQVIDTEELQPTERPSLPTLLKTEKLIFSKEIEVMYDLEKSVVQSFINQQLSSNEYTLHEILGESYIVTK
- a CDS encoding 8-oxo-dGTP diphosphatase: MNYKFWTVVMIQKEDRVLLLNRQHDHFKGYIPPGGKVDFPEGFAEGAIREVKEETGLDVQSLVFKGISHYTNPELHDHFIIYNYWTDHFMGEVLGSCNEGELEWVKISEARNYPMQEDIQVRFDLFFEPGTFEIHTMWDERNNQIDKRIIHKL